Below is a genomic region from Ferrovibrio sp. MS7.
CCGCCCGCACCGCCTTCTGGCGCTACCGCGCCGGGCGCCCGGTGGTGTCTTGGGAGGGCTGACAGGGAATACCTATGTTCCGGGTCTGTTTCACGTGAAACGCTAAAAAACCGGGCGCCCCCTGTTTCACGCCCCGCAGGGCACCCTTTCCTTGACAAAGCGCCGCGAATCCCTATGCTGCGCCAACTTTTTAACGCCCGTCTGTTGGAATCAATCCCATGGCCAAGCCGACCACCCTGAAGATCAAGCTCGTGAGCACCGCCGATACGGGCTTCTTCTACGTGACCAAGAAGAACCCGCGCACCAAGACCGAGAAGCTCAGCTTCAAGAAGTATGATCCGGTGGCGCGCAAGCACGTGGAATTCAAGGAAGCCAAGATCAAGTAATCAGGCGCTTGAGTAACCATCCAGTTACTTAAGCCTGGACATGCAAACGGCGCCATCCGGCGCCGTTTTTCATTTTATCTGCTTTTTGTTTTGACGGCCGCCCCATACCCGGTCCGCCGCGCAGCCGGCCCGGTTGCCCGACGGGCTACTCGCCGAAGGACTACTCGGCCGCGATATGCACCTGGTTGCGCCCGGCGGTCTTGGCCCGATAGAGCGCGTCGTCGATTCGCTTGAGCAAGGCATCGGCCGGTTCGCCGAGACGGCTGGAGCCGAGGCCAATGGAACAGGTGACGGTAAGCTGGCCCACCGGCGCACTCACCTTGATCGGCACCTCGCCAATCGCCCGATGCAGGCGGCTGGACACCACCTGCGCCGCTTCCAGCGCCGTATCCGGCATCAGCACCACGAATTCCTCGCCGCCGAAACGGCATGCCATGTCCATGCCGCGGATATTGCGCACGATGCGTGCGCCGATCTCGCGCAGCACTTCGTCGCCGACGCCGTGGCCATAGGTGTCGTTCACCTGCTTGAAATGATCGAGATCGAGGATCAGCGCCGCGGTGCCATGCTGCGACGGGCTCTGACTCAACAGCGTGCC
It encodes:
- the rpmG gene encoding 50S ribosomal protein L33, which produces MAKPTTLKIKLVSTADTGFFYVTKKNPRTKTEKLSFKKYDPVARKHVEFKEAKIK